The Candidatus Dependentiae bacterium genome contains a region encoding:
- a CDS encoding glycosyltransferase, with protein sequence MVPLKILFLVQCFPMVIQTFFINQISVLKDYGHDVTILSLRQGTKKKHDLDQYDWSSKLFYTVLPKECNNFDIIYASLGELTPVAMDLKKRGVKGELVVGLHGSDASSVFRKNPHCYDELFDKVSLFLPACDHFAQRLIKHGCPPNKIAVLHATIDTKLFTFKEHVPNLDGSVGLITVARLVKKKGLEYAIRAVARLMRENSKLSYTIVGHGNMQSKLQKLIDDLGMHDRIILVGYQPYDRVVQFLDASHIFVLPSITTEGGGEEATPNSIKEAFATGLPVVATYHAGISELVQDDVSGYLVPEKNVDALTDRLGYLIAHPELWDRMAYAGYQKVLSDYEKHKENKKLIAFLYSIVLQHGQ encoded by the coding sequence ATGGTTCCCTTAAAGATATTATTTCTTGTACAGTGTTTTCCGATGGTAATACAAACATTTTTTATTAATCAAATAAGTGTACTGAAAGATTACGGTCATGATGTTACTATTCTTTCATTACGTCAAGGAACGAAAAAGAAACATGATTTGGATCAATATGACTGGAGTTCTAAGTTGTTTTATACGGTATTGCCAAAAGAGTGTAATAATTTTGATATTATCTATGCGTCATTAGGAGAGCTTACGCCTGTTGCAATGGATCTAAAAAAACGGGGCGTGAAGGGAGAACTTGTTGTTGGTTTGCACGGGTCAGATGCGAGCTCTGTATTTAGAAAAAATCCACACTGCTATGACGAGTTGTTTGATAAAGTGTCATTATTTTTACCTGCATGTGATCATTTTGCGCAACGATTGATAAAACATGGATGTCCACCAAACAAGATTGCCGTGTTACATGCTACTATTGATACAAAGTTATTTACGTTCAAAGAACACGTTCCTAATCTGGATGGTTCGGTTGGGCTTATCACCGTTGCACGTTTGGTAAAAAAGAAGGGGTTAGAATATGCAATTAGAGCTGTTGCCCGATTGATGAGGGAAAACAGCAAATTGTCGTATACAATTGTGGGGCATGGAAATATGCAATCCAAATTACAAAAGTTGATTGATGATCTCGGTATGCATGATCGTATTATATTGGTTGGTTACCAACCGTACGATAGGGTTGTACAGTTTCTTGATGCATCACATATTTTTGTTTTGCCGTCAATAACAACTGAGGGCGGCGGTGAGGAAGCAACACCCAACAGTATAAAAGAAGCTTTTGCGACGGGATTACCGGTAGTTGCCACTTATCATGCTGGAATTTCAGAATTGGTGCAAGATGATGTTTCAGGCTATTTAGTTCCGGAAAAAAATGTTGATGCGCTTACTGATCGTCTAGGGTATCTTATTGCACATCCAGAATTATGGGACCGGATGGCGTATGCTGGTTATCAAAAAGTTTTATCTGACTATGAAAAGCATAAAGAAAACAAAAAGCTTATTGCTTTTTTGTATTCAATAGTACTTCAACATGGTCAATAA
- a CDS encoding sulfotransferase domain-containing protein, producing MMYLNKFCINCVANFFFRTKKNNLTYVFMMCAIVFTIDAKYTITQMPIIDRSTIEFTNIMQISIPKCGTHLLSKCLKLLTGRNIYMFVPGRLKPYAHYHASPEDIKLLTKLAFDGYWVSHLVYTPERAQLLAAADCAKFFIYRDPRDQLISFIFYTRMRKNVWPQANDMTMNELIFDLMTTSKAMTNDPPGFGIVGLYKNYLAWMNVPGMLSIRFEDLIGPDGGGNQQAQDRTIQQIAKHIGLKLSREQLEHVKKQLFGGTGTFRKGVIGQWKRYFTDEHKKVFKEVAGQLLIDLGYEKDMEW from the coding sequence ATGATGTACTTGAACAAATTTTGTATAAACTGTGTTGCTAATTTTTTCTTTCGTACAAAAAAAAATAATCTTACGTATGTGTTTATGATGTGTGCTATTGTTTTTACTATTGATGCAAAATATACAATTACTCAGATGCCTATTATTGATCGTAGTACAATTGAGTTTACCAATATTATGCAAATTTCTATTCCCAAGTGTGGTACACATTTGCTTTCAAAATGCTTAAAGTTGCTAACAGGTCGTAATATTTATATGTTTGTGCCCGGTAGATTAAAGCCTTATGCGCATTACCATGCATCGCCTGAAGATATTAAATTACTCACAAAATTGGCATTTGATGGTTATTGGGTGAGTCATCTTGTGTATACGCCAGAGCGCGCGCAATTGTTAGCAGCGGCTGATTGCGCAAAGTTTTTTATCTACCGCGATCCACGAGACCAACTTATATCATTTATTTTTTATACTCGCATGCGAAAAAATGTGTGGCCACAAGCAAATGATATGACAATGAATGAGCTTATTTTTGATTTAATGACTACGAGCAAAGCTATGACAAATGATCCTCCAGGATTCGGTATTGTGGGATTGTATAAAAACTATCTTGCTTGGATGAATGTACCAGGAATGCTTTCTATTCGTTTTGAAGATTTAATTGGGCCCGATGGTGGTGGAAATCAACAAGCGCAAGATAGAACAATACAGCAAATTGCAAAGCATATTGGATTGAAGCTATCTCGGGAACAACTTGAACATGTCAAAAAACAACTTTTTGGTGGTACTGGTACCTTTCGCAAAGGAGTCATTGGGCAATGGAAGAGGTATTTTACTGATGAGCATAAAAAAGTGTTTAAAGAAGTTGCTGGGCAGCTGTTAATTGATCTCGGTTATGAAAAAGATATGGAGTGGTAA